AAACCTAGGAGATAGTAATCATAGCCAGTGGCATACATAGCTCCGCCCCTGGCAAATTCGGTAGAAGCTCCTATTACAGGTATATTATATTTATTCATAGTGTTAATTAAAGGTTTGATAGCGGCCAAAACAGTATTATCTGTGGGAACCCAAACTATATCAACTTTATTTGCAAGTGTTTCTGCCATCGACTCCACTTCACTTGGACCTGTTACTTGTTTTTCTATAATATTTATCCCTAATTCTTTAGAGATTTCATAGGAAAGTTCTATCTGAACTACAGAGTTTATCTCAGCATCATTATAAATCACCCCAATATTTTCTGCATTTGGCATTGCAGCTATGGCCATGTCTAATAGAGCTTCAACAGGGGTTAAGTCACTAACGCCTGTAACATTAGTATTTGGTTTTTCCCAGCTTTCTACCAATCCAGCTGTTTGAGGTTCAGTGACTGCCGCAAAAACTACCGGAACTTCTTTTTGTTTTGAAGCAGCTTCAGCAGCTGGGGTAGCAATAGCTACAATCAAATCAACACCATCTTTAACAAACTGATCTAC
The Natranaerofaba carboxydovora genome window above contains:
- a CDS encoding ABC transporter substrate-binding protein produces the protein MPKLYRQKLYILISVCFAIILIINSCSYSDDSISKNNGKSDDKVEKVTIKNKRETNLANKEGKVLPDKNINIGLLQYIEHQALDSVKSGIIDAIKKADLKDNYNIRIDYQNAHGEQQKCQLIVDQFVKDGVDLIVAIATPAAEAASKQKEVPVVFAAVTEPQTAGLVESWEKPNTNVTGVSDLTPVEALLDMAIAAMPNAENIGVIYNDAEINSVVQIELSYEISKELGINIIEKQVTGPSEVESMAETLANKVDIVWVPTDNTVLAAIKPLINTMNKYNIPVIGASTEFARGGAMYATGYDYYLLGLQSGDMAIEVLKGANIADIPVRTPSEIRIAINMKTADEIGYQIPFEMMLIADEVYFE